A genome region from Maridesulfovibrio salexigens DSM 2638 includes the following:
- a CDS encoding ATP-dependent zinc protease family protein, which yields MNCPENIQGKTVIGWREWGAFPQLNIPAIKFKTDTGAKTSCLHSFQQDFFERDGQKWIRFGIHPIQKRTDIEVFCEAPVIDFRTVTNSGGISEDRPVISSKIIMGNMSWDIELTLTNRDSMRFRMLLGRTAMEERLIVDPAGSYLLGRKHAAEFYK from the coding sequence ATGAACTGTCCTGAAAACATACAGGGGAAGACGGTCATCGGCTGGAGGGAATGGGGAGCTTTCCCGCAATTGAATATTCCGGCTATCAAATTCAAAACTGATACCGGAGCGAAAACTTCCTGTCTGCATTCTTTCCAGCAGGATTTTTTTGAACGTGACGGTCAAAAATGGATTCGGTTTGGTATTCATCCAATCCAGAAACGTACCGACATTGAAGTTTTCTGTGAAGCGCCGGTCATTGACTTCCGCACAGTCACCAACTCTGGAGGCATAAGCGAAGATCGGCCTGTGATCAGTTCAAAAATCATTATGGGCAACATGAGTTGGGATATTGAGCTTACCCTGACCAACCGTGATTCCATGAGATTTAGGATGCTTCTGGGTAGAACAGCCATGGAAGAACGGTTAATTGTTGATCCAGCCGGATCATATCTGCTGGGCAGAAAGCACGCTGCTGAATTTTACAAATAA
- a CDS encoding phosphoadenosine phosphosulfate reductase family protein, with protein sequence MTAINAASPLDDKVAHSAGLMSGMLEMYPPERIAVAWTGGKDSTVVLALWREVLKNKGKEASLVLVPQALSIDTGIKFPEVMAFRDRIALQWGVDVKVIRPDVDLSSYPIAENPVKCCADLKIKPLQKAIDEFEIDLLITGIRRDEHPSRAGRRFMEVRDEPDHTLLNPILEWTEMDIWSFITMHQIPHCELYDQGYRSLGCKPCTAKGGNSERDGRSAEKERNLEQLTSMGYF encoded by the coding sequence TTGACAGCAATAAATGCAGCCTCACCTCTTGATGACAAAGTGGCTCACAGTGCCGGGCTTATGTCCGGCATGTTGGAAATGTATCCGCCGGAACGGATTGCCGTGGCTTGGACCGGTGGCAAGGATTCTACTGTAGTACTGGCCCTTTGGCGAGAGGTTCTTAAGAATAAAGGGAAGGAAGCTTCGTTGGTGCTGGTGCCGCAGGCTTTATCCATTGATACCGGGATAAAATTTCCTGAAGTGATGGCCTTTCGGGATCGCATTGCTTTGCAATGGGGAGTGGATGTTAAGGTTATCCGGCCTGACGTAGACCTCTCAAGTTATCCCATAGCTGAGAATCCGGTGAAGTGTTGCGCTGATCTGAAGATTAAGCCTTTGCAGAAAGCTATAGATGAATTTGAAATAGACCTGCTCATCACCGGAATACGCCGAGATGAACATCCCAGCAGGGCTGGACGCAGGTTCATGGAAGTACGTGATGAGCCGGACCACACTCTACTCAATCCGATACTTGAGTGGACGGAGATGGATATCTGGTCGTTTATCACCATGCACCAGATTCCACATTGTGAGCTCTATGACCAAGGCTATCGTTCCCTTGGCTGCAAACCCTGCACAGCTAAAGGCGGAAATAGCGAACGCGATGGCCGCAGTGCAGAAAAAGAGCGCAATTTGGAGCAGCTTACTTCCATGGGATATTTTTAA
- a CDS encoding uracil-DNA glycosylase: MELDRISSSIGKDFTPNADKVLRFCETDLSNMKVVILGQDPYPQMGVATGRAFEVGDIKTWAELKRNASLVNILKLMHKNYLQAEEVEGIAKIRTDIESGKFPVLPPKKLFNHLEEEGVLFMNTALTCQLENPGSHTEIWRDFSSALLQYIQQKNASAKWLLWGKDAQEFASFVPENQKLTSYHPRLFNKTPGSFLGENHFADCPEINWVK, from the coding sequence ATGGAATTGGATCGCATCAGTTCTTCCATCGGTAAGGATTTTACACCCAATGCTGATAAAGTATTGCGTTTCTGTGAGACTGATCTTTCTAATATGAAAGTCGTGATCCTTGGTCAGGACCCTTACCCTCAGATGGGTGTTGCTACAGGCAGGGCCTTTGAGGTTGGCGATATCAAGACATGGGCGGAGCTGAAGCGCAATGCTTCCTTGGTCAATATCCTCAAGCTCATGCATAAGAACTATCTTCAGGCTGAAGAAGTTGAAGGCATCGCCAAGATCAGAACTGATATTGAATCCGGTAAATTCCCGGTTTTGCCTCCGAAAAAACTTTTCAACCATCTTGAAGAAGAGGGCGTTCTTTTCATGAACACCGCTTTGACCTGCCAGCTTGAGAATCCCGGCAGCCATACTGAAATCTGGCGTGATTTCTCCTCTGCTCTTTTGCAGTATATTCAGCAGAAAAATGCATCAGCAAAATGGTTGCTCTGGGGTAAAGATGCACAGGAATTCGCATCCTTCGTACCGGAAAACCAGAAACTGACCAGCTATCACCCGCGTCTGTTTAATAAGACTCCCGGCTCCTTCCTTGGTGAGAACCATTTTGCCGATTGTCCCGAAATCAACTGGGTTAAATAA
- the ispG gene encoding flavodoxin-dependent (E)-4-hydroxy-3-methylbut-2-enyl-diphosphate synthase: MINRKKTRELFIGDVGIGGDNPIRVQSMCNTDTRDALSTRAQIDALAEAGCEIVRVAVPDEEAAKALPQIRKGSPVPLVADIHFDYRLALSAMEAGIDALRINPGNIGGEDKVDSVVSAAKERNVPIRIGVNGGSLDKALLAKYGGPTPQAMVESALEHVALLEKRNFYNTKISLKSSSVLNTIAAYKLLAEKVDYPQHVGITEAGTLVRGAVKSSVGLGILFWEGLGDTMRVSLTHDPVAEVGVAWEILRSLGLRERGPEIVSCPTCGRTEIELIDLAQKVEDNLRGVEDVFTVAVMGCVVNGPGEAREADIGIAGGRGLGIIFRKGEVIRKVKGDENLLPEFMKEIELFLKEKRGQ, translated from the coding sequence ATGATTAATAGAAAAAAGACCCGTGAGCTGTTCATCGGGGATGTTGGTATTGGTGGAGATAACCCGATCAGGGTACAGTCCATGTGCAACACCGACACCCGTGACGCCCTTTCCACCCGGGCACAGATTGACGCATTGGCAGAAGCCGGATGCGAAATTGTGCGTGTTGCCGTACCGGACGAAGAAGCTGCTAAAGCCCTGCCGCAGATCCGTAAGGGATCTCCGGTCCCGCTGGTGGCGGATATTCATTTCGATTACCGTCTGGCTCTTTCCGCTATGGAAGCCGGTATTGATGCCCTGCGCATTAACCCCGGCAACATCGGAGGCGAGGATAAGGTTGATTCCGTGGTCTCTGCTGCCAAGGAACGTAATGTCCCCATTCGTATCGGCGTTAACGGCGGTTCATTAGACAAAGCACTGCTTGCCAAATATGGCGGTCCGACCCCTCAGGCAATGGTTGAAAGCGCACTGGAGCACGTGGCTCTGCTGGAAAAGAGAAATTTCTACAATACCAAGATTTCCCTGAAATCTTCATCAGTGCTGAACACCATTGCTGCTTACAAATTGCTGGCAGAAAAGGTGGATTACCCGCAGCATGTTGGCATCACAGAGGCCGGAACACTGGTGCGCGGCGCGGTTAAATCTTCCGTAGGACTGGGTATTCTGTTCTGGGAAGGCCTTGGCGATACCATGCGCGTTTCCCTGACCCATGATCCGGTGGCGGAAGTGGGCGTTGCCTGGGAAATTTTGCGCTCACTTGGTTTGCGTGAACGCGGACCTGAGATTGTTTCCTGCCCCACCTGCGGACGGACCGAGATTGAACTCATTGATCTGGCCCAGAAGGTGGAAGACAACCTGCGCGGTGTTGAAGATGTCTTTACCGTTGCGGTCATGGGCTGCGTGGTTAACGGTCCTGGAGAGGCACGCGAAGCTGACATCGGTATTGCTGGTGGCCGTGGACTGGGTATCATCTTCCGCAAGGGCGAAGTAATCCGCAAAGTTAAGGGCGATGAAAATCTGCTGCCTGAATTTATGAAAGAAATAGAATTATTCCTGAAAGAAAAGAGAGGACAATAA
- a CDS encoding proline--tRNA ligase, with amino-acid sequence MRLSRYYIPTLKEDPSEAEVVSHKLLMRAGMIRKLTSGIYNYLPLGLKSVNKVAAIVREEMNRAGALEVLMPMVQPGDLWQETGRWDYYGKELLRVKDRHGRDYCLGPTHEEVITDLVRGEVKSYKQLPLNLYQIQTKFRDEIRPRFGLMRGREFIMKDAYSFDKDEAGAEESYRGMFEAYKKAFSRIGLNFRPVQADSGAIGGDFSHEFHVLADTGEDTIAVCKDEKCGYAANLEKAKVAAPTGESMLNAECPAIEEVATPGKHTVEEVCEFLGVEQDKLVKTLLFTVDGEPVAALVRGDRELNDVKLRNLVGGNEIEMASEEQVKEWTGAPVGFAGPVGLKIERIFADHELLTETDWIAGANKGDTHIKHLSLGRDCKIEQFADLRVITEADPCPECGAAIEFTKGIEVGHVFKLGSKYSKSMEATFLDENGKTQPMVMGCYGIGVSRIVASAIEQNNDENGAIFPPTIAPFELCVISLGGKDEAVNEKAEEFYNELMEMGIDAAYDDRKERPGVKFADADLIGYPMQLVIGGKGLKNGIVEAKNRKTGEKIELPLEGFTEAFKAWRAEIWQSWGLKA; translated from the coding sequence ATGCGTTTAAGCCGTTACTATATTCCCACATTGAAAGAAGACCCTTCCGAAGCGGAAGTGGTTTCCCATAAACTGCTCATGCGTGCGGGTATGATCCGCAAGCTGACCAGTGGTATTTACAACTACCTGCCGCTGGGCCTTAAGTCCGTGAACAAGGTTGCCGCCATCGTGCGCGAGGAAATGAACCGTGCGGGTGCACTGGAAGTGCTCATGCCTATGGTTCAGCCCGGTGACCTCTGGCAGGAGACCGGACGTTGGGATTACTACGGTAAGGAACTGCTTCGCGTTAAAGACCGTCACGGCCGTGATTACTGCCTTGGACCCACCCACGAAGAAGTTATTACCGACCTCGTTCGCGGCGAAGTAAAATCCTACAAGCAGCTTCCTCTCAATCTGTATCAGATTCAGACTAAATTCCGTGATGAAATCCGTCCCCGCTTCGGACTGATGCGCGGTCGTGAATTCATCATGAAAGATGCATATTCCTTTGATAAAGATGAAGCCGGAGCAGAAGAATCCTATCGCGGTATGTTCGAAGCTTACAAGAAAGCTTTCTCCCGCATCGGGCTGAACTTCCGTCCCGTTCAGGCTGATTCCGGTGCTATCGGCGGTGACTTTTCTCACGAATTTCACGTGCTGGCCGATACCGGTGAAGATACCATCGCGGTCTGCAAGGATGAGAAATGCGGTTACGCTGCAAACCTTGAAAAAGCAAAAGTTGCTGCACCTACCGGTGAAAGCATGCTTAATGCTGAATGCCCCGCAATCGAAGAAGTCGCCACTCCCGGCAAACACACTGTGGAAGAAGTTTGTGAATTCCTCGGCGTAGAGCAGGATAAGCTGGTTAAGACCCTGCTTTTCACTGTTGACGGTGAGCCTGTTGCTGCTCTTGTTCGCGGTGATCGTGAACTCAATGACGTTAAGCTGCGCAACCTCGTTGGCGGTAACGAAATTGAAATGGCAAGCGAGGAGCAGGTCAAGGAATGGACCGGAGCTCCTGTCGGTTTTGCCGGACCCGTCGGTCTTAAGATCGAGCGTATTTTTGCCGACCATGAACTGCTGACTGAAACCGATTGGATTGCAGGTGCTAACAAGGGCGACACCCACATCAAGCATCTCTCCCTCGGTCGCGACTGCAAGATTGAGCAGTTCGCAGACCTGCGCGTGATCACCGAAGCTGATCCTTGCCCCGAGTGCGGCGCGGCTATCGAGTTCACCAAGGGTATTGAAGTTGGTCATGTTTTCAAACTCGGCTCCAAGTACTCCAAGTCCATGGAAGCCACTTTCCTTGACGAAAACGGCAAGACCCAGCCTATGGTCATGGGTTGTTACGGTATCGGCGTTTCCCGTATTGTTGCTTCCGCAATTGAGCAGAACAACGATGAAAACGGTGCTATCTTCCCTCCGACCATCGCGCCTTTCGAACTCTGCGTGATCTCTCTTGGCGGTAAGGATGAGGCTGTAAACGAGAAAGCTGAAGAGTTTTACAATGAACTCATGGAAATGGGCATTGACGCAGCTTACGATGACCGCAAGGAACGTCCGGGCGTAAAATTTGCCGATGCAGACCTGATCGGTTACCCCATGCAGCTGGTTATCGGCGGCAAGGGCCTCAAGAATGGTATTGTTGAAGCCAAGAACCGTAAAACCGGTGAAAAAATTGAATTGCCTCTTGAAGGTTTCACTGAAGCTTTCAAAGCATGGCGTGCTGAAATCTGGCAGTCATGGGGACTTAAAGCATAA
- the xseA gene encoding exodeoxyribonuclease VII large subunit codes for MKIFSVTDITRAVKDVLETEFPFIWVRGQVTNLARPASGHIYFTLTDGDAGLSVVWFKGNQRMGGADGEDSINPLTGEIESGGPLELEDGMEILCAGHMNVYPPRGVYQLVAELVQEQGVGDLKLAFEAMKRKLAEKGYFDDDRKMEIPRSPKRVAVVTAPTGAAVRDFLKIAETRGTGAEIRIYPTLVQGDLAPGQIAQALDTVYDDGWAEVVVLIRGGGSLEDLWAFNTEQVADALFRATVPVVCGVGHEVDVSIADYVADKRVATPSHAAQELWPRRETLMQTVDELDGSLVRSFDNFLNVRESRLETLQKGLSWLSPAQRIERLLTSFAEEADRLDRAAGKFVSAKSDTVSALSHRLSFAFGEERIERMENDFSGLQNRLSRAADMFLKDKLAEYENAATSLRMLDPESPLERGYSLVTVEKSGTFLRSPDEVADGDAIRVRVKSGEVRARVTSE; via the coding sequence ATGAAAATATTTTCTGTAACTGACATTACCCGTGCCGTTAAAGATGTTCTGGAAACGGAATTTCCGTTTATATGGGTGCGGGGACAGGTTACGAACTTGGCCCGGCCTGCGTCCGGGCACATTTATTTTACGCTCACTGATGGGGATGCGGGCTTATCCGTTGTCTGGTTCAAAGGTAACCAGCGCATGGGCGGAGCAGATGGCGAAGATTCCATTAATCCGCTGACCGGGGAAATTGAATCCGGTGGTCCGCTGGAACTTGAGGACGGTATGGAAATTCTCTGTGCCGGACACATGAATGTTTATCCCCCGCGTGGAGTATATCAGCTTGTTGCCGAATTGGTGCAGGAGCAGGGTGTTGGTGATCTGAAGCTTGCCTTCGAAGCCATGAAACGCAAGCTGGCTGAAAAAGGATATTTTGATGATGACCGCAAAATGGAAATCCCCCGTTCACCCAAAAGGGTGGCAGTGGTAACTGCTCCTACTGGTGCAGCTGTCCGGGATTTCCTGAAGATTGCCGAAACTCGCGGCACTGGTGCGGAAATCAGGATTTATCCTACGCTGGTTCAGGGAGATCTTGCTCCGGGACAGATCGCACAGGCTCTTGATACTGTTTATGATGACGGCTGGGCTGAAGTTGTGGTGCTTATCCGTGGCGGTGGTTCTCTGGAAGATCTGTGGGCTTTTAATACCGAGCAGGTTGCGGATGCGCTTTTCAGGGCTACGGTTCCGGTTGTTTGCGGGGTGGGGCATGAAGTCGATGTTTCCATTGCCGACTATGTGGCGGATAAGCGGGTGGCAACCCCCAGCCATGCAGCTCAGGAGCTCTGGCCCCGGCGCGAGACTTTAATGCAGACAGTGGACGAACTGGACGGTTCACTTGTTCGCAGTTTTGATAATTTTCTGAATGTGCGCGAATCCCGGCTGGAAACCTTGCAAAAGGGGCTTAGCTGGTTATCTCCCGCACAGCGTATTGAACGGCTGCTGACTTCTTTTGCTGAGGAAGCTGATCGTTTGGATCGTGCTGCCGGGAAATTTGTGAGTGCAAAATCAGATACGGTCTCAGCTTTGTCTCACCGTTTGTCTTTTGCTTTTGGCGAAGAACGTATTGAACGCATGGAGAATGATTTTTCCGGTTTGCAAAACAGATTGTCCCGCGCCGCAGATATGTTTTTGAAAGATAAGCTGGCGGAGTATGAAAACGCAGCAACTTCATTGCGCATGCTGGACCCTGAAAGTCCGCTGGAACGGGGCTATTCTCTCGTGACTGTGGAAAAGAGCGGCACATTTTTGCGCAGCCCGGATGAGGTTGCAGACGGAGATGCTATCCGTGTACGCGTAAAATCCGGTGAAGTCAGGGCAAGGGTTACATCTGAATAA
- a CDS encoding M23 family metallopeptidase — MNGYKQFRIALLTLILLLLCASTALASVFLAYPKRVGLGEPFLVRVTSDTPLESVSIKWKGKSVKPEIRTWKGRSVALAMFGTDVLSDKIGRDKLVIKTVSESKERTFGRTVKVNKKKYRIQRLTLPEKMVTPPAEVLDKIAQDRREVAVAKAAMSPERKWYVPFTRPTKGSQSSPYGAQRILNGKPKNPHRGLDFRGAKGNAIKAMADGKVVLVGNHYYAGNSVYIDHGSGVVTMYFHLSRIDVKEGELVERGQLIGGIGSTGRVTGPHLHMSVSVQGKLVDPSYVLYKTTDQLLGIK, encoded by the coding sequence ATGAATGGATACAAACAATTTCGCATCGCTCTTCTGACCTTGATTCTGCTTCTGCTCTGCGCCTCCACTGCGCTGGCTTCAGTCTTTCTGGCTTACCCTAAAAGGGTCGGACTTGGTGAGCCGTTTCTGGTTCGGGTAACTTCCGATACTCCGCTGGAGTCTGTTTCCATTAAATGGAAAGGCAAAAGCGTTAAGCCGGAAATTCGTACTTGGAAAGGTCGTTCCGTGGCGCTGGCAATGTTCGGCACTGATGTTCTTTCTGACAAAATCGGTCGGGACAAACTGGTTATCAAGACAGTGTCCGAAAGCAAGGAGCGTACTTTCGGGCGGACAGTTAAGGTTAATAAGAAAAAATACCGCATACAGCGGTTGACCCTGCCCGAAAAAATGGTCACCCCGCCAGCAGAAGTCTTGGATAAAATAGCACAGGACCGTAGGGAAGTTGCTGTTGCCAAGGCTGCGATGAGTCCTGAGCGTAAATGGTACGTCCCTTTTACCCGCCCGACCAAAGGTTCTCAGTCCAGCCCCTATGGTGCTCAGAGGATTTTGAACGGTAAACCTAAGAACCCGCATCGGGGTCTTGATTTCCGTGGAGCCAAAGGGAATGCCATCAAAGCTATGGCAGACGGTAAGGTGGTGCTGGTAGGTAATCACTACTATGCTGGAAATTCAGTTTATATTGATCATGGCAGCGGGGTGGTCACTATGTATTTCCATCTTTCACGGATAGATGTTAAGGAAGGCGAATTAGTGGAACGGGGTCAGCTTATCGGCGGCATCGGTTCTACCGGAAGGGTCACCGGACCGCATCTGCATATGAGTGTATCTGTGCAGGGAAAACTTGTTGACCCGTCCTATGTTCTCTATAAAACAACCGACCAATTGCTCGGTATAAAATAA
- a CDS encoding exodeoxyribonuclease VII small subunit, giving the protein MTKDNKTFEDRLDRLKAIVSALEKGDLPLEEGVALFKEGQTLSKECATQLEKARNEVKIVTGGEVEDFDVDTEEDTADDS; this is encoded by the coding sequence TTGACAAAAGACAATAAAACATTTGAAGACCGTCTTGACCGCTTGAAGGCGATAGTGTCTGCCCTTGAAAAGGGCGACCTGCCCCTTGAGGAAGGTGTGGCCCTGTTTAAAGAAGGCCAGACCCTTTCCAAGGAATGCGCCACACAGCTGGAAAAGGCCCGTAATGAAGTTAAAATAGTCACTGGCGGCGAAGTTGAAGACTTTGACGTTGATACAGAAGAGGATACAGCGGATGACAGTTAA